In Streptomyces sp. P3, one DNA window encodes the following:
- a CDS encoding helix-turn-helix domain-containing protein, whose amino-acid sequence MEESAMGPCKTVDGGITRVFVLLGKRWTGLIVAVLMERPVHFSDLRRAIPGISERMLSDRLAELGAAGLVVREVDEGPPLRVAYRLTEAGAALGPALAELRGWAERYLPEGRHGACRGAEAAVPGE is encoded by the coding sequence ATGGAGGAATCGGCCATGGGGCCCTGCAAGACGGTGGACGGCGGGATCACGCGCGTCTTCGTGTTGCTCGGCAAGCGCTGGACCGGCCTGATCGTGGCCGTTCTGATGGAGCGGCCGGTGCACTTCTCCGACCTGCGCCGGGCCATCCCGGGCATCAGTGAGCGCATGCTGTCGGACCGGCTGGCCGAGCTGGGCGCCGCCGGGCTCGTGGTGCGCGAGGTGGATGAGGGGCCGCCGCTGCGCGTCGCCTACCGGCTGACCGAGGCCGGCGCCGCCCTCGGGCCGGCCCTGGCCGAGCTGCGGGGCTGGGCGGAGCGGTATCTGCCCGAGGGGCGGCACGGCGCATGCCGCGGCGCGGAGGCCGCCGTCCCGGGGGAGTGA
- a CDS encoding YceI family protein, whose amino-acid sequence MNLFTRGASLRRSTPSAASQRPAGPAAFTPAGSGGPPDPALAALTGEWMIDPAHSRVGFSVRHALVTTVRGAFTRYESRLYFDGRDPARSRAEIVLSTASVDTGVEQRDAHLAGRDFLDAATYPRMRFTSTAVQLSGSDVYRMTGDLTIRNVTRPVVLELTYLGHVVDPFGYERAGFDGTTTIDRSDWGLTYNARLAEGGAMVSEKVRLQFDIAAIRTPDAG is encoded by the coding sequence ATGAACCTGTTCACCCGCGGCGCCTCCCTTCGGCGTTCGACGCCCTCCGCCGCATCTCAACGGCCCGCCGGACCGGCGGCGTTCACCCCCGCCGGCTCCGGCGGCCCGCCGGACCCCGCGCTGGCCGCGCTGACCGGCGAGTGGATGATCGACCCCGCCCACAGCCGTGTCGGCTTCTCCGTCCGGCACGCCCTGGTGACCACGGTGCGCGGGGCCTTCACCCGGTACGAGAGCCGCCTCTACTTCGACGGCCGCGACCCGGCCCGCTCGCGCGCGGAGATCGTGCTGTCCACCGCCAGCGTCGACACCGGTGTGGAACAACGCGACGCCCACCTGGCCGGCCGTGACTTCCTGGACGCGGCCACCTATCCGCGGATGCGTTTCACCAGCACCGCCGTACAGCTTTCGGGCTCCGACGTCTATCGCATGACCGGGGACCTCACCATCAGGAACGTGACCCGGCCCGTGGTCCTCGAGCTCACCTATCTCGGCCACGTCGTCGACCCGTTCGGGTACGAGCGGGCGGGCTTCGACGGCACCACCACCATCGACCGTTCCGACTGGGGTCTGACGTACAACGCGCGCCTGGCCGAGGGCGGCGCCATGGTGAGCGAGAAGGTGCGTCTGCAGTTCGACATCGCCGCGATCCGCACCCCCGACGCGGGCTGA
- a CDS encoding LuxR C-terminal-related transcriptional regulator codes for MISHQQLAAAARIGMLTRERDTASACAQALDELGRALPLDAATLLAIDPRTGAHVQLAGIGYPAGTSESLAAEFTSTPWYANVVRQTLPPSITEDVEDTTSGGQRFRNGWFYAERVRPAGFRDALTGALRHHGRLVGLINLSVEGPGAYDTDARRLLSSVLPALGALADPVAHTGDMQDLPPGAGASLVTAAGVIDLPGREPAEVLADDAFVRLVGAFTAAGGMRLRALWPVGREWRRVVLSRCTAGSPLARDAVLVTATPTELPYGLSPRELEVLTRAARGQTNQAIAQALFLSPRTVHSHIEHLLRKTGSASRAEATALALRDGLLRPTTDDLEHFVERAPAR; via the coding sequence ATGATCAGCCACCAGCAGCTCGCGGCGGCCGCCCGCATCGGCATGCTCACCCGTGAACGGGACACCGCCTCGGCCTGCGCCCAGGCCCTGGACGAACTCGGCCGGGCCCTGCCCCTCGACGCCGCGACCCTGCTGGCGATCGACCCGCGCACCGGAGCGCACGTGCAGCTCGCGGGCATCGGCTACCCGGCCGGGACGTCCGAGTCGCTCGCCGCCGAGTTCACCTCGACCCCCTGGTACGCCAACGTCGTCCGGCAGACGCTGCCCCCGTCCATCACCGAGGACGTGGAGGACACGACGTCCGGCGGACAGCGTTTCCGCAACGGCTGGTTCTACGCCGAGCGGGTCCGCCCGGCCGGTTTCCGGGACGCGCTGACCGGGGCCCTGCGCCATCACGGGCGCCTGGTCGGCCTGATCAACCTGTCCGTCGAGGGTCCCGGCGCGTACGACACGGACGCACGGCGGCTGCTCTCCTCGGTGCTGCCCGCTCTGGGCGCCCTCGCCGACCCGGTCGCACACACCGGCGACATGCAGGACCTGCCGCCCGGAGCGGGCGCGAGTCTGGTGACGGCGGCGGGGGTCATCGATCTGCCCGGCCGTGAGCCCGCCGAGGTGCTGGCGGACGACGCGTTCGTCCGTCTGGTCGGGGCGTTCACGGCTGCCGGCGGCATGCGGCTGCGGGCCCTGTGGCCGGTGGGCCGCGAGTGGCGGCGTGTGGTGCTGAGCCGGTGCACCGCGGGGTCGCCGCTGGCCAGGGACGCGGTCCTGGTGACCGCGACGCCCACCGAGTTGCCGTACGGCCTGAGTCCGCGCGAGCTGGAGGTCCTCACCCGGGCCGCCCGCGGTCAGACCAACCAGGCCATCGCCCAGGCGCTGTTCCTGTCCCCGCGGACCGTGCACAGCCACATCGAGCACCTGCTCCGCAAGACCGGCAGCGCCTCACGCGCCGAGGCCACGGCGCTCGCCCTGCGCGACGGTCTGCTGCGGCCCACGACGGATGACCTGGAGCACTTCGTCGAACGCGCGCCGGCCCGCTGA
- a CDS encoding sugar ABC transporter substrate-binding protein, giving the protein MNRFPSPPPSSRRQFLGLSGGTVAAALLGAAGCSAPGGSASSAQAAGASGSGAKTLTKIGLDYPFTQIPLYSALVKLSTAAGKKRGVSLVTTNDAASADAQAANLRTWVAQKIPAIVSFPMVFEATESVAKAATDAGLIWVTYGGSLEHQSADIQFNFLKGGTLLGEAAAKWAQEQLGGKGKIAFLTDDTIQLGRERTKGMIDAFTKAAPGVDVVAREQAIDPDTGLSKARAVLAKHPDLNLVLGVTDAAAYGAYKALQQTGRATTDAKTFVGGQDGAAPSLLAIKQGTFYRASAALAPQDIADAVVEVPLAVAAGKANPSVQVPITLVGPGDTARIDVLLAQNA; this is encoded by the coding sequence ATGAACAGATTCCCGTCCCCGCCCCCCTCCTCGCGCCGGCAGTTCCTCGGTCTGTCGGGAGGGACCGTCGCCGCCGCCCTGCTGGGCGCCGCGGGGTGCTCGGCACCCGGCGGGAGCGCGAGCTCGGCACAGGCCGCGGGGGCGTCGGGCTCCGGCGCGAAGACCCTCACGAAGATCGGTCTGGACTATCCGTTCACACAGATCCCGCTCTACTCGGCGCTCGTCAAGCTGTCCACCGCCGCCGGGAAGAAGCGCGGCGTCTCCCTGGTGACCACCAACGACGCCGCGAGCGCCGACGCCCAGGCCGCCAACCTGCGCACCTGGGTCGCCCAGAAGATCCCCGCCATCGTGTCGTTCCCCATGGTCTTCGAGGCGACCGAGTCGGTCGCGAAGGCCGCGACGGACGCCGGCCTGATCTGGGTCACCTACGGAGGGTCCCTGGAACACCAGAGCGCCGACATCCAGTTCAACTTCCTCAAGGGCGGCACCCTCCTCGGGGAGGCAGCCGCCAAGTGGGCCCAGGAACAGCTCGGCGGCAAGGGGAAGATCGCCTTCCTCACCGACGACACCATCCAGCTGGGCCGCGAGCGCACCAAGGGCATGATCGACGCCTTCACCAAGGCCGCGCCCGGCGTGGACGTCGTCGCCCGGGAACAGGCCATCGACCCCGACACCGGCCTGTCCAAGGCCCGGGCGGTGCTCGCCAAGCATCCCGACCTCAACCTCGTCCTCGGGGTCACGGACGCCGCCGCGTACGGCGCGTACAAGGCGCTCCAGCAGACGGGTCGCGCCACGACCGACGCCAAGACCTTCGTCGGCGGGCAGGACGGCGCCGCCCCCTCCCTGCTGGCGATCAAACAGGGCACCTTCTACCGGGCGTCGGCCGCCCTCGCGCCGCAGGACATCGCCGACGCCGTCGTCGAGGTGCCCCTCGCCGTCGCCGCCGGGAAGGCGAACCCGAGCGTCCAGGTGCCGATCACCCTCGTGGGGCCGGGCGACACCGCGCGCATCGACGTCCTGCTCGCCCAGAACGCCTAG
- a CDS encoding sugar ABC transporter ATP-binding protein, which produces MTEPTLRIRGLGKSFGGVRALDDVDLTVPAGQVHALLGHNGAGKSTLIKCLGGAYPPDTGTMEIDGTVHTRLSPRESIAAGVAIIFQTLSVVDSLTVAENIFLGQEWTRYGTVHRRAQEEVAAGLLERVAATCSPRDRLGELSMGQRQLVEIAKALSRSASVLVLDEPTAALSGAESDALAARVEHLRAQGLAIVYVTHLLGEVERLADAVTVLRDGRVTHRSTVAGRTRQELVEAVAGAAVTAHGPGRRPGEADGQSGRPGEPARASGAARPSRQGRPRAARLAVTGLRGPGFGPVDLDVAEGEIVALYGLIGAGRTRILETLFGRRPAEGGTVRVGDRAVAVTRPADALAAGIALVPGDRRRQGVFAALSAQDNALLPSVRGLARRGLRALRAERRVFAGLSGAVGLRPADPRLPAAAFSGGNQQKLVLGRWINEAHDVDVLLLDDPTQGVDVGARQEIYQVVASLAAQRGTAVLCASSDPEEVVALAHRCLIVSGGRVTGELSGAELTETALLSAVHEAARPTTQAPEPTPAPEPTPSSESIPASTSTRPRASTPPSTSPPASTTTSNGAA; this is translated from the coding sequence ATGACCGAACCCACGCTCCGCATCCGCGGCCTCGGCAAGTCGTTCGGCGGCGTCCGCGCCCTCGACGACGTGGACCTCACCGTCCCGGCGGGACAGGTGCACGCGCTCCTCGGGCACAACGGCGCCGGCAAGTCGACCCTGATCAAATGCCTCGGCGGCGCCTACCCGCCGGACACCGGCACGATGGAGATCGACGGAACCGTCCACACGCGGCTGAGTCCGCGCGAGTCCATCGCCGCCGGGGTGGCGATCATCTTCCAGACGCTCAGCGTCGTCGACTCCCTCACGGTCGCCGAGAACATCTTTCTGGGCCAGGAATGGACCCGGTACGGGACCGTCCACCGGCGCGCCCAGGAAGAGGTGGCGGCGGGCCTGCTGGAACGGGTCGCCGCCACCTGCTCACCGCGCGACCGGCTCGGCGAACTGTCCATGGGGCAGCGGCAGTTGGTGGAGATCGCCAAGGCGCTGAGCCGCAGCGCCTCGGTACTCGTCCTCGACGAGCCCACCGCCGCCCTGTCCGGGGCCGAGAGCGACGCCCTCGCCGCACGGGTGGAGCACCTGCGCGCCCAGGGCCTGGCCATCGTGTACGTCACCCACCTGCTCGGCGAGGTGGAACGCCTCGCGGACGCGGTGACGGTTCTGCGTGACGGCCGCGTCACCCATCGCTCGACGGTGGCGGGACGGACCCGGCAGGAGCTCGTCGAGGCCGTCGCCGGAGCGGCCGTTACCGCGCACGGCCCCGGACGCCGGCCCGGAGAGGCCGACGGACAGAGCGGCCGGCCCGGGGAGCCCGCGCGTGCCTCCGGCGCCGCGCGGCCCTCGCGTCAGGGACGCCCGCGCGCGGCCCGTCTCGCGGTCACGGGACTGCGCGGACCGGGTTTCGGCCCCGTGGACCTGGACGTCGCCGAGGGCGAGATCGTGGCGTTGTACGGCCTCATCGGCGCGGGCCGCACCCGCATCCTCGAGACCCTGTTCGGAAGACGCCCCGCCGAAGGGGGAACCGTCCGGGTGGGGGACCGGGCCGTCGCGGTCACCCGGCCCGCGGACGCGCTCGCCGCGGGAATCGCCCTGGTTCCGGGAGACCGGCGCCGACAGGGCGTGTTCGCCGCGCTGAGCGCACAGGACAACGCCCTGCTCCCGTCGGTGCGCGGCCTGGCCCGGCGCGGCCTGCGGGCGCTGCGCGCGGAACGGCGGGTCTTCGCCGGACTGTCCGGCGCGGTGGGACTGCGCCCGGCCGACCCCCGGCTACCGGCGGCCGCCTTCTCCGGAGGCAACCAGCAAAAACTCGTCCTCGGCCGGTGGATCAACGAGGCGCACGACGTCGACGTCCTGCTGCTGGACGACCCGACCCAGGGCGTCGACGTCGGCGCCCGGCAGGAGATCTACCAGGTGGTGGCCTCACTGGCCGCGCAGCGCGGCACGGCGGTGCTGTGCGCCTCCAGCGACCCCGAGGAGGTCGTCGCGCTCGCCCACCGCTGCCTGATCGTCTCCGGCGGCCGGGTGACCGGCGAGCTCTCCGGCGCCGAACTCACCGAAACCGCCCTGCTCTCGGCCGTCCACGAAGCCGCCCGGCCGACGACCCAGGCCCCCGAGCCGACGCCGGCCCCCGAGCCCACGCCGTCCTCCGAGTCGATCCCGGCATCCACCTCGACCCGGCCACGCGCCTCGACCCCGCCATCCACGTCGCCCCCGGCATCCACCACGACCTCGAACGGAGCGGCATGA
- a CDS encoding ABC transporter permease, with protein sequence MTTATSAPSADRLLPAPRTRTRAYTALHAVRRQPLLPVLAVMVLVFQSTTGSFLDTGNLRGIATDAAAVAIVAVPLALLVISGYLDLSVGSTLALGGLVAGWLAGEQHQSPVVAVLGALAAGAVVGAVNGVLCCYLGLSAFIVTLGMLTAVRGFAQQLFPLPLSGFGSGFAWLGGARIAGIDAPVVIAALVLLAGALFLALTPAGRHVFAIGVNREAAYLSGIGVRRAPFALFVVTGVAAALAGAIKASVLDSVVAGTSGAGFELTVLTAVLLGGVALTGGSGSVLGVLLGVLFLGCLQNGLTLLSVPTFWQQMAQGTALVAGAALAFFGPRLNR encoded by the coding sequence ATGACCACCGCGACCAGCGCCCCCTCGGCCGACCGTCTGCTGCCCGCCCCGCGCACGCGCACACGGGCGTACACCGCGCTCCACGCCGTACGGCGGCAGCCGCTGCTGCCCGTCCTCGCCGTCATGGTGCTCGTCTTCCAGTCGACGACCGGCAGCTTCCTGGACACCGGCAACCTGCGGGGGATCGCCACCGACGCCGCCGCGGTCGCCATCGTGGCCGTGCCGCTGGCCCTGCTGGTCATCAGCGGCTACCTCGACCTCTCCGTCGGCTCCACGCTCGCCCTCGGCGGTCTGGTGGCCGGCTGGCTCGCCGGGGAACAGCACCAGTCGCCGGTCGTCGCCGTGCTCGGCGCGCTGGCGGCGGGCGCGGTGGTCGGTGCCGTCAACGGCGTGCTGTGCTGCTATCTGGGACTGTCCGCGTTCATCGTGACCCTCGGCATGCTGACGGCGGTGCGCGGATTCGCCCAGCAGCTCTTCCCGCTGCCGCTGAGCGGTTTCGGCTCCGGCTTCGCCTGGCTCGGCGGGGCCCGGATCGCCGGGATCGACGCACCGGTCGTGATCGCCGCCCTCGTCCTCCTGGCGGGCGCGTTGTTCCTGGCGCTCACCCCGGCCGGCCGGCACGTCTTCGCGATCGGCGTCAACCGCGAGGCCGCCTACCTCTCCGGCATCGGCGTCCGCCGCGCCCCGTTCGCGCTGTTCGTCGTGACGGGCGTCGCGGCCGCGCTCGCCGGCGCGATCAAGGCCTCGGTGCTGGACAGCGTCGTCGCCGGCACCTCGGGGGCCGGATTCGAACTGACGGTGCTCACCGCGGTGCTCCTCGGCGGGGTCGCGCTGACCGGGGGGTCCGGCTCCGTTCTCGGCGTGCTGCTCGGCGTGCTGTTCCTCGGCTGTCTGCAGAACGGGCTGACACTGCTGAGTGTGCCGACGTTCTGGCAGCAGATGGCCCAGGGCACCGCGCTCGTCGCCGGCGCGGCGCTCGCCTTCTTCGGGCCCCGGCTGAACCGGTGA
- a CDS encoding amidohydrolase codes for MNDSAPSLVLTGGQVLTVDGDFTVTEGVAVRGRDIVAVGSDAEMRALAGPGTRLVELGGRTVLPGINDSHLHGAAYGMTKPPFALDVGHPAVGSIADIADAVGRAARAARPGDWIVGLGWDAGYLAECLADPRRFPHRRDLDAVAPDNPVCLTHFSSHLVWVNSAALRHCGVDADSVPPPGGVIDADPDGRPAGILREAAQELVNVGLPTPTVDQRRLAIRGVVRELHSRGITSYTEPGLGPGGAGSFFGGLSTDNWTAYADLAASGELEARVSVLLLPAPMGGSADDVRKGLAELHRPESADPRLLNAIGVKIFADGVPPNRTAWMNEPYSGGGHGALCVHGDTPALRSGELREMIRVAHEAGFQLGVHVTGDRAIDEVVDAFVAANAAAPRPDARHYVIHGDFVGARSLAKLAAHGYGVNMNPAIKWTISDLMDEVVGPERSAYQWPVRSAVEAGVRVCASSDAPITEPDWRQGVSAMLLRESKASGRPSGPEQCVPLAEALRAYTVHPARQDFAEEWKGSIEVGKVADLCVLDRPLLDRDPHTVTDAEVDLTVFDGRVVHER; via the coding sequence GTGAACGACAGCGCCCCCTCCCTCGTCCTGACAGGCGGCCAGGTCCTGACCGTCGACGGCGACTTCACCGTGACCGAGGGCGTGGCCGTGCGCGGCCGGGACATCGTCGCCGTCGGCAGCGACGCGGAGATGCGCGCCCTGGCCGGACCCGGCACCCGCCTCGTCGAACTCGGCGGCCGGACCGTGCTGCCCGGCATCAACGACTCCCACCTCCACGGAGCCGCCTACGGCATGACCAAGCCGCCGTTCGCCCTCGACGTGGGCCACCCGGCGGTCGGATCGATCGCCGACATCGCCGACGCGGTCGGCCGGGCGGCCCGCGCCGCCCGGCCCGGCGACTGGATCGTCGGACTGGGCTGGGACGCCGGTTACCTGGCGGAGTGCCTCGCCGACCCCCGGCGCTTCCCCCACCGCCGTGACCTGGACGCGGTCGCGCCGGACAACCCGGTCTGCCTGACCCACTTCTCCTCGCACCTCGTCTGGGTCAACAGCGCCGCGCTGCGCCACTGCGGCGTCGACGCCGACAGCGTGCCGCCGCCCGGCGGCGTCATCGACGCCGACCCCGACGGCCGTCCCGCGGGCATCCTGCGCGAAGCCGCCCAGGAACTCGTCAACGTCGGTCTGCCCACGCCCACCGTCGACCAGCGCCGCCTGGCGATCCGGGGCGTGGTGCGCGAACTGCACTCCCGCGGCATCACCAGCTACACCGAACCGGGCCTCGGACCCGGCGGCGCAGGTTCCTTCTTCGGCGGGCTGAGCACCGACAACTGGACCGCCTACGCCGATCTCGCGGCGAGCGGCGAACTCGAGGCCCGGGTCAGCGTGCTGCTGCTGCCCGCGCCGATGGGCGGCTCGGCCGACGACGTCCGCAAGGGACTGGCCGAACTGCACCGCCCCGAGTCCGCCGACCCGCGCCTGCTCAACGCCATCGGCGTCAAGATCTTCGCCGACGGCGTGCCCCCCAACCGCACCGCCTGGATGAACGAGCCCTACTCCGGCGGCGGCCACGGTGCGCTCTGCGTGCACGGCGACACGCCCGCGCTGCGCAGCGGCGAACTGCGCGAGATGATCCGCGTCGCCCACGAGGCCGGCTTCCAGCTCGGCGTGCACGTCACCGGCGACCGGGCCATCGACGAGGTCGTCGACGCGTTCGTCGCCGCGAACGCCGCCGCGCCGCGGCCCGACGCCCGGCACTACGTCATCCACGGCGACTTCGTCGGCGCGCGCAGCCTCGCCAAACTGGCCGCCCACGGCTACGGCGTCAACATGAACCCGGCCATCAAGTGGACCATCTCCGACCTGATGGACGAGGTCGTCGGCCCCGAGCGCTCCGCCTACCAGTGGCCCGTGCGGTCCGCCGTCGAAGCCGGGGTGCGGGTGTGCGCCAGCTCCGACGCCCCGATCACCGAGCCCGACTGGCGGCAGGGGGTGAGCGCGATGCTGCTGCGGGAGTCCAAGGCCAGCGGCCGCCCGAGCGGACCCGAGCAGTGCGTGCCGCTCGCCGAGGCGCTGCGCGCGTACACCGTCCACCCGGCCCGTCAGGACTTCGCCGAGGAGTGGAAGGGCTCGATCGAGGTCGGCAAGGTCGCCGATCTGTGCGTCCTGGACCGCCCGCTGCTGGACCGGGACCCGCACACCGTCACCGACGCCGAGGTGGACCTGACGGTGTTCGACGGCCGCGTCGTCCACGAGCGCTGA
- a CDS encoding TIGR03619 family F420-dependent LLM class oxidoreductase has translation MTTAPRMLLVLSENWTLTGGRADLPAAIRWAREAEDAGFDSVMVSEHIVLGPDAAADGVMGNPRDYALPGNQDPYTPWPHSLLLLAAVASVTERLRLAAAAVLAPLRHPLLMARELGTLDLISEGRLLVQPTVSWSRDEYDALGVPFARRGRLLDEHLDVWAKAWGPSPISHESAHYPFRDVYFEPKAFRPEGPRLWFGGQRLAGPVLRRLVRHGHGFHPLGRPTPQDLKTLEEAMTAAGRDLADLEMIGGAQGVFPDDRSTADLGAALAGIPEQLEQGFTTFCVKPNQFTDDPAEVGAFCREVMRRVEAFTR, from the coding sequence ATGACCACCGCACCCCGCATGCTGCTCGTCCTCAGCGAGAACTGGACGCTCACCGGCGGCCGGGCCGACCTGCCCGCCGCGATCCGCTGGGCACGCGAGGCCGAGGACGCCGGCTTCGACTCCGTCATGGTCAGCGAGCACATCGTGCTCGGCCCGGACGCGGCCGCCGACGGGGTCATGGGCAACCCCCGTGACTACGCCCTGCCGGGCAACCAGGACCCGTACACCCCCTGGCCCCACTCACTGCTCCTGCTGGCCGCCGTCGCCTCGGTCACCGAGCGGCTGCGGCTGGCCGCCGCCGCGGTCCTCGCGCCCCTGCGCCATCCGCTGCTGATGGCCCGGGAACTGGGCACCCTCGACCTGATCAGCGAGGGGCGGCTGCTGGTGCAGCCGACGGTGAGCTGGAGCCGGGACGAGTACGACGCGCTGGGCGTGCCCTTCGCCCGTCGCGGCCGGCTGCTGGACGAGCATCTCGACGTCTGGGCCAAGGCCTGGGGACCGTCGCCGATCTCGCACGAGAGCGCGCACTACCCGTTCCGGGACGTCTACTTCGAGCCCAAGGCGTTCCGTCCCGAAGGGCCCCGGCTCTGGTTCGGCGGACAGCGCCTGGCCGGACCGGTGCTGCGCCGGCTCGTGCGGCACGGCCACGGCTTCCACCCCCTCGGGCGGCCGACGCCGCAGGACCTGAAAACGCTCGAGGAGGCCATGACCGCCGCCGGCCGGGACCTCGCCGACCTGGAGATGATCGGCGGCGCGCAGGGAGTCTTCCCCGACGACCGCTCCACCGCCGACCTCGGCGCCGCGCTCGCCGGGATACCGGAACAACTGGAGCAGGGCTTCACCACGTTCTGCGTCAAACCGAACCAGTTCACCGACGACCCGGCCGAGGTCGGCGCCTTCTGCCGTGAGGTGATGCGCCGCGTCGAAGCGTTCACCCGCTGA
- a CDS encoding MarR family winged helix-turn-helix transcriptional regulator: MPGQRSIAEAEKLAEAKLGGIPLRREQMAVVANIYRAASAVRQHLENSVLRGSDLTWTAFVVLWVVWVWGESETRHVAEEAGISKGTLTGVARTLEGRGLVRRAGHPTDGRLVLLSLTDEGEALMRRLFPAFNEEEAFVAGRLSDEECRTVADGLRRVVRQVEEDGEERRAVLLDGAEPAPRRSGRRPKA; encoded by the coding sequence ATGCCCGGCCAGCGATCCATCGCCGAAGCCGAGAAGCTCGCCGAGGCCAAACTCGGCGGCATCCCGCTGCGCCGCGAGCAGATGGCCGTCGTCGCCAACATCTACCGCGCCGCCTCGGCGGTACGCCAGCACCTGGAGAACTCCGTGCTGCGCGGCTCCGACCTCACCTGGACGGCGTTCGTCGTGCTGTGGGTGGTGTGGGTGTGGGGGGAGTCGGAGACCCGGCACGTCGCAGAGGAGGCCGGGATCTCCAAGGGGACGCTGACCGGCGTGGCGCGCACGCTGGAGGGGCGCGGTCTGGTCCGGCGGGCCGGGCATCCCACCGACGGCAGGCTGGTGCTGCTCAGCCTCACCGACGAGGGGGAGGCGTTGATGCGGCGGCTGTTCCCGGCCTTCAACGAGGAGGAGGCCTTCGTCGCGGGCCGGCTCAGCGACGAGGAGTGCCGCACCGTCGCGGACGGGCTGCGCCGCGTCGTGCGGCAGGTCGAGGAGGACGGCGAGGAGCGGCGCGCCGTCCTCCTCGACGGCGCCGAGCCGGCCCCGCGCCGCAGCGGGCGTCGTCCGAAGGCCTGA
- a CDS encoding cellulase family glycosylhydrolase encodes MTRLAALLGLVLLGALCPATAQAQPQSAAALATGLHISDGRLVEGNGNDFVMRGVNHAHTWYPGRTQQSLADIKAMGANAVRVVLADGHRWSANSPADVANVIAQCKANRLICVLEVHDTTGYGEETAAGTLDHAADYWIGLKSVLAGQEDYVIVNIGNEPWGNTDPAGWTAPTIAAVKKLRAAGFQHTIMVDAPNWGQDWQGVMKANARSVYDADTTGNLIFSIHMYSVFDTAAEVTDYLNTFVNAKLPLLIGEFGGPADQYGDPDEDTMMAAAQRLELGYLAWSWSGNTDPILDLTLNFDPAQLSSWGKRIFNGVNGIAQTAKEATVFGGGSTGDTQAPTAPGAPAASAVTATSATLSWSAATDDVGVAGYDVVRVSGATETKVGASTGTTATLTGLTANTAYTFAVYARDAAGNRSARSATVNVTTGSAPAVACSVAYRVAGEWPGGFQGEIILRNTGASPLSGWKLAFAFADGQTVANMWGGTAVQSGAAVSVTPAAYTSTVPAGGSVTVGFIGAKGAVNTAPTAFSLNGGACATS; translated from the coding sequence CTGACCAGGCTCGCGGCCCTCCTCGGCCTGGTCCTGCTGGGCGCCCTGTGCCCGGCGACCGCGCAGGCGCAGCCGCAGTCGGCCGCCGCCCTCGCGACCGGCCTGCACATCAGCGACGGACGTCTCGTCGAGGGCAACGGGAACGACTTCGTCATGCGCGGCGTCAACCACGCCCACACCTGGTACCCGGGCAGGACGCAGCAGTCGCTCGCCGACATCAAGGCGATGGGTGCCAACGCCGTGCGCGTCGTCCTCGCCGACGGCCACCGGTGGAGCGCCAACAGCCCCGCCGACGTCGCGAACGTCATCGCCCAGTGCAAGGCCAACCGGCTCATCTGCGTCCTGGAGGTGCACGACACCACCGGCTACGGCGAGGAGACGGCGGCCGGCACGCTGGACCACGCGGCCGACTACTGGATCGGCCTGAAGAGCGTCCTGGCCGGCCAGGAGGACTACGTCATCGTCAACATCGGCAACGAGCCGTGGGGCAACACCGACCCGGCGGGCTGGACGGCGCCCACGATCGCCGCGGTCAAGAAGCTGCGCGCCGCCGGATTCCAGCACACGATCATGGTGGACGCCCCCAACTGGGGCCAGGACTGGCAGGGCGTGATGAAGGCCAACGCCCGGTCCGTGTACGACGCCGACACCACCGGCAACCTGATCTTCTCGATCCACATGTACAGCGTCTTCGACACGGCGGCCGAGGTCACCGACTACCTGAACACCTTCGTCAACGCCAAACTGCCCCTTCTGATCGGGGAGTTCGGCGGCCCCGCGGACCAGTACGGGGACCCCGACGAGGACACCATGATGGCCGCCGCCCAGCGGCTCGAGCTCGGCTACCTGGCCTGGTCGTGGAGCGGCAACACCGACCCGATCCTCGACCTGACGCTCAACTTCGACCCCGCCCAGCTCAGTTCGTGGGGCAAGCGCATCTTCAACGGCGTCAACGGCATCGCGCAGACGGCGAAGGAGGCCACCGTCTTCGGCGGCGGCTCGACGGGCGACACCCAGGCGCCGACCGCCCCGGGCGCCCCGGCCGCCTCGGCGGTGACGGCGACCTCCGCGACCCTCTCCTGGTCCGCGGCCACCGACGACGTCGGCGTCGCCGGCTACGACGTGGTGCGGGTCAGCGGCGCCACCGAGACCAAGGTGGGGGCATCCACCGGCACCACCGCCACCCTCACCGGGCTCACGGCGAACACCGCGTACACCTTCGCCGTGTACGCGCGCGACGCCGCCGGAAACCGCTCCGCCCGCTCGGCGACGGTGAACGTCACCACGGGCAGCGCGCCCGCCGTGGCCTGTTCCGTCGCCTACCGCGTGGCGGGGGAGTGGCCGGGCGGCTTCCAGGGGGAGATCATCCTGCGCAACACCGGCGCCTCCCCCCTCAGCGGCTGGAAACTGGCCTTCGCCTTCGCCGACGGCCAGACCGTCGCCAACATGTGGGGCGGCACCGCGGTACAGAGCGGCGCCGCGGTGAGCGTCACGCCCGCGGCCTACACCTCCACCGTCCCCGCCGGCGGCTCGGTCACCGTCGGCTTCATCGGCGCCAAGGGCGCGGTCAACACCGCGCCGACGGCGTTCAGCCTCAACGGCGGTGCATGCGCCACGTCCTGA